The Cottoperca gobio chromosome 15, fCotGob3.1, whole genome shotgun sequence genome segment CCATGGCTCCTCCAATCTGTTGCTTGTCAGCGTGATGATTCCTGGTTTCCGTTTcggtcatttttttttttcctgaagtGGTTCTGTAACAACAGTGCGCAGCaggaataaagagagagagagagagagagagatgttgctCTGTTAAATGCGTACAGTGGGATGCAGCACAGGGAGGAAGGTACGGCGGCTGGCTGTGCACATGCAGCAGTCTGCGGTTTCACTCTAGAGCAGCGCCAAGATCGGAAAGTGGCTGAAAGCGTGCCAGTCTTGCTCTAGTGGCATACTCTGGTGTGTTGGTTTGTCTATGTGCCGCTGCACTGGTTCGTATAGACGGTATGTAACGTTAGTGCATGCACACTGTTACAAGTTATACCACTTCCTACCGCCAAATGCCGACTGGCACATCCCAGTTATGATTATGATATCGTGTGGAAGTCGTGTTTCACTAGATACTACTTTTGGCCGGCTGTGTGCCCCTCTCTTATAAGGGTCACGAGTTGAGTCTAAATTATATGCCACTTTTACTatattgctgcttttctttgcacTCGCATATGGCACATGAAAACGGGATACTCCCCTTCCAAACATCTCTGTCCAGCGGTATATAACACTGAACAAAAGTAGGACAAAACTGTTGTACCGGAAGATGCCATTCACATGTAGCCTACTGTGTAAAAGTTATAACTTGAGTTAATGCCACATTAATAGCACGCTACAATATTACCACTTCCTGTAGGCAACTGGACGTTAAACTTTTATGGTGGCTAAGCTAGCAGGGCTAGCCGTACGGTGGACAAAGTTAGACCGTTAACGTTAGCTATATATACAAATGGGCGTTACATCAGGTCATTTTTAAGTTTTAACAAATGAATTAAAGTTCTTACATGAATGTAAGACGTGGTACAGCCTCTGATGCAGCAGTGATGGTACGCTGTGTCGGCAGAGCTTACAGCAGCATGTGTCAGTAAGACTCGTAAATTATGCCGGTGGACATATGCAGCTGCGACACCAATAGTCAAATACCACTAACATTTTGCATATGACACTCGGGCGTCTCTTCAAAAATGTCcattcaaattatttttgacacAAATGGGTGCTAAGGTTGAGTTTACTCACCGTGTGCTCTCCGGCCGCTTTGCACTACAGATGCAGGCACCAAAAGCAGCTGGGAATCCGGGTGCCCGTCAGATGGATGGTAAAGATGAGACGGCTAAAGTGCGTAGCCTGCTGGTGCGTTGGTCCCCGGATACTGATGTACTCTTATTGCATATTCTGAGGCCGTTTTAAAGCAATTGCTCGATGAGGAAATTGATGCCACAGCCTCTGGATATCCTATTGGCTGTTTGCTTATGTTAAACACCCTCCGTTTTTTACCATCCTCAGAAATTCTTATCAAATCTGCAATCCAGCCAATTACCCAATCTTTCAAATCAACCTCTCGATCTTAATATGACTCTTTTGCTGATGAAACTTTGCAAGATGTTGACACGGGTCAACTTATTTGCCACGATGATGTCATACAGCATTGACATCATACAGTCTATGTGGCCATCCTTATATTTGCATTCATATGACTGCCCTTCGCACCACTGGCATTTCCCTCCTTCCCAAGCTGTGCAGACATGCAGTGAAATGGTTGTGAACTTTGGCCTGGGAGAATACGTCCAAAGGTTAGAGAAGAGGGGATTCCCTCACCACTCACCCGATGAAGGTCTAAGGAATAGTAAAACGtgtctcaaataaatgtaattttaagtGAACAACAGTGTACGGGAATTCCCTTTCTCGATACagtgatattaaatatatatatatatatatatatatatatatatatatatatatgtatatgtatatgtatatacatatacatatacatatatatatatatatatatatatatatatatatatatatatatatttatatatatttttatattataccCTAGCACCCAGTCAGGGTTGTGAGGGTACAAAGGTTTAATTCCCAGTGTTTCTGCTAACCCTTCATGAGCATCATCATCCCATGACTTCCCTCAAAAGTTCAAACACCATCCTATCTACAAGCCAAGAACACCTTGTCGCAATGTATTATCTCAACTGTGATAACCTCTAAGGGAAAAAAACTCAGTCCAATCATACTGTACACTCATTATATTATTGACCTTTAGTAAACTGGAATGAATGGGATGTCTCCAGGAAGGATGGCTACTAAGAAGTTGTAATGGCACCATCTGCAGCACATATACAGCTACTGCAGGGCAGACGAAGAGAATCACTAAGACAGGAGGTTGAGACAATAATATGAACATCTAACACGATATAATGAAATCCAAAGTGATAGCCCTGCAGCAAATGTTAGGTTTGTGAAGCTTATAATTGTTAAACAGTGTGTAATAGATGCATTGACTCAACTCTACGGTCACCTTCCACTTAGCTGTAGTAAAGCAACATCTGTCAGAGCAGTAAGACATGAactaataaaatgaataaaggtGTACATTGTCTAAATGAACAGCAAAATCTGCACATGCTCACACAGTAGTGCCAGTTAGTTGATATGCAAAAATCAGCAGCAACATTTGCTGGCAAagacttctcaaatgtgaggatttgccaTTTTTCTCTGTTCTATATCATTGTATATTGAATATACTatgagttttggactgttgattGGGCAAAACCAACAACTTGAAAGCAATGCATTGGACTCTTTTTTTCAGATATGTTATGCACCAAGATTCATCAAAAGGAAAATGatccaatttatttattatcaaagTAACCATAGGTTGCAGTCCTATAACAAAGACCTGAAAGGAGGTTTACCAAGAAAAtaactgaaaacacctgtgtgggtgaaCCATGGGTGCGAGATAATCCATTATCATTTAGCATACAGTGCATCATTATTCAATGCCCCATCAGCGTTTTTAAGCAACGGATGTTGTTGAAGTGTTAAAGCCCACCTCTGAACATAAAGCATCTGCTACCTTTCAAAAAGTAGCACCACTTCACAATGAGGAGTATGTGGGAACATATCCACAGGCACAGCCAGAGTTGGAGAAAATGCTTGTCCTGTGAGTTTCTTCTGCGAGTCAGGTTCACAACAAAGCTCCCTGAAGTTCCTCATAGCCTCCCCAGCCGGTTTACAGGAAACATAGACCAGCCTGCGGATAGCAGGTTGGTTTCGTAGAGCTCGGACCACTTTGTGGTGGAGGCCAGCTCGAGAAGGGTTTACCACAGCTGCTACAGGTCCTCCACATGCCAAACTCAATTGAGACATAAGGCCAGGAAGCACCACCTCCGCCTTCCCAGGGATAAACTCACAGTTCAGTACATTATTGAGAGCTACGTTGTGTCTAGCATCTTCCACTGCCTGTTGTATGAGCTCTATACCGATAATTCTGTCCACTCTGGGAGATATAGTAATGCCGATGGCACCTGTCCCACAGCACACATCTAGGAGAGTACCACCAACTTTTGTTCTTCCTTCACCTTCCTCAAGGTTTGGGACACACAGGTCTCTCACTGTGCTATACAGCACCTCAGCAGCTGCCTGGTTCACCTGGAAAAAGGCTTCGGCAGAGATGCGAAATTTGAAGCCCAGCACCTGTgaaacaacaaagcaaatacaaattaaacataaagAAGACATACATGGATTTTGTGCTGATCGTTCTCCTCTGTTTATTATCATCACAAATTAGTTATTTTAGGGAGTTTGAAAGACATGAGCATTCAACAGGTTAGGAGGGTCTaatgcaggggtcgggaacctttttgggtaggagagccataaaagcaaaatatttccttgagagccatatatttaatacatttgaacgtATAGCctgttaaataggtcataattgccttgagtttccCTGTTAGTTCATTGTGCTATCCTCTGTGCGCGTGGGCCCGCACGCATTCTTTACTCGCAGAGCTCCCTCTTGTGTCCCGCCTGGGTCTGTCCCGGGTCGGTCCataatgacattaaaaatagttttatgcgtgcattttttaagaataacacgtctccgagtattAATAGCATATTGGGTATcaatgttgcattgaacaggtgctcttttattaaataaactaaatgcttacgttatttatctcatttatgtgcacgtgtcagtgtttactgcacgggtgtcaaactcaaggcaattatgacctatttaatctcttatgtatgttgttgttggtgttgtttttgttgttgtcctgcattttagcgccttgagattgcttttaactttgaaaggcgctttacaaatacaatttattattattattattattattattattattattattattattattattattgttattattatatccggcccgcgagaaaatatcatgtctgtcataactggcccgcctgctttggtaattaaatcaatacatggaacaaccacgggaaaagacatttgaggaagtatctaaatgtgtgaatgaaaggaaagtttttggaaagcaaagggaaacacaccacagatctctgggacgatgtgagctgacCTTTTTGtacgacataacgaagcatctcactgttaaacctgcagcttcagggccgtgtgatcacggacatgtatgatgccaagctgcgcatgtgggagactctgatgcagtctcagtttttaatgttgaccctctctgtgattgagtttgacacccccggtctactgcttgctttgtgcggtttctcctctgctgttcgcaaagggcagggctccgccccctacacacacacacacacacacacccacacccacgcacacacgtgtaagtgtgtgcgctgtgcagtcagagagaggggagaactaaaaataaatctgctgctaaatgttttaatttaaaatggcacagtataattatttattacttgctaatcatgtttaaaaaatgtctgctcaaaattgtctgcgagccatatcgcgtcatcgaaagagccataggttcccgacccctggtctaatgCAAGATGCTATCACGTGGCATTATGAGAcctgtaggatccagtgttccTGGATTTTGACCCAATTCAGGATATCCTGGTCTGTTGTACATCAATTTTGACttaaagaaaatgtagaaatgtatcTGTCTTTTGCAAGTTccccaactttatggaagtcTAATCTTGAATCACTGGAGTACTCTGGTcgagtattattgttattgctgATAATTGGTAAACATTTTCTTCTAATGTCTATTTCATTTAATGCAACTATTAAATTAGCAACATAATAAATGTATCGCCATCTaaaaaacatgttattacaGTAAAATTAGCATGTTTAAAATGATTGTAGTTAGGAAAAGTTTTGTATTAAGACAAAGATGTACCACCAAAATAAGTACTTTGTTGTCTGCTGCAGTTGGATGCACGATTATGAAGTTGCAATGCTGGCATGTTACAATGTTTGCTGTAAACTATGTGAAGTCCCTTAAAGACTCTCTGTAATTTTGTCCTGATGTATTACCTCTTCATATATGTGTGGCTGGCCATGCAGGAGCTGGTACGGGGATTCCTCATGAGTGCAGCGAGTCATAGTACTCTCCTGGAAAAACAGGGAGTCCAGTTGGCAGACTGATCCAGGACCCCCCATGAAGTACTCCACCAGGTCAGCCTTATAGACTGCCACCTCTTCTGGGGTGAGCGTCTGTGGATGAAAGTACACTATAGCCATGGTGTGGCCCTTTGTGTTGGTCCTCACTGTGACCTCTCTCCAGTGCCCCCCAGTGTTGAACAGCAGGCAGGGCTCCAGGGAAGAGAGGCGGATGAAGTCCTGATAACATCTGGCTACCAGTTTGTGCTTCTCCGGTATGTTGAGCAGGTGGTCTCCGTTGACAGAGACAATGTTTCTCTTCCTGCCTGTGCCCACGTAATATCCAACTGTCTTTGGATTTCCATCCACTCCTctgttaacagaaaatgtagaCTTGTTGCGGTAGCCATCCCTAACTGGCGATGGCAGAATAGGCAAGACAGGGAAGTTGAGTTTACTAGTGGCCGGTGATGAGGCCTGCGATTGTAAGTCACCTGAAATATGAGTGGAGAGCTGGGACAGTATCCCTTCCTGATGCTTTTGCTTGAGCTCAAGTTGCTCATCATAACTCAGCCTCCAAAGAGGGGTGACCACATCAGCTAGCCTTTCCTCCCAGGACAGAGCAGTCGTGGGGGGTTTGTTGTGACTTTTTCTCCACTGTGTCTGTGAtggtagttttctctggtcagCTAGGATTGTGTCATTAGTTGAAAACAACAGACAAGCTTGCTTCGAAGTATACATAATCTTGCGTTGGACAAATATGACTGACCTGCTGCGTGCAGCTGCCAATGCCATTTTGACTTTCAAAGAAGGAACTATTATGGTGGAGGGCGCAGCGGCTGTCAGGTAGTCACGGAGACGACCAGTGcagctaaatatataaaaatgaaaagcacTCTGACTTTAAATATTAGAGTTTAAAAACGTAGTTCTGCCCGGTGGTATGCATGCTAGTGCTTTCAAACTGTTATGTCGTGTTATTTACGAGCCAGGTAGCTTCTGAACGTCATCTCCGTGCGTCCCAGGACAAGTAAACATTTCCGCTGTGTCGCGATCACCGCGATGGACTCAAACAAGGACGAAGCGGAGCGGTGCATTAAAATAGCCATAAATGCGGTCAACAACAACCAGCTGGACAAAGCAAGGAAATTTCTAGAGAAGGCACAGCGCCTGTTTCCGACAAACCAGGCAAAAAGTACGTCGAATAAACGCCTGTTTCGGCAGTGGTTGTATGTCGGATGGTGGGCCATCGCACCGCTGTGAAACCAaaccagctaacgttagcataaCCGTTTTAACGTTACACCAGCTGCTCCTAACTGACACTGGTATTTGTAGTTTTTCCAGCCCCCCACCCGCAATGTCTGCCACATAGTTGTTTACTTAATGTCCTAAATCTGTGCAGACTTATTCGCAATTTGCATTTACATCCTTGCTAGCAGCTTCAGTGCTAACCGATAGCTCACTATGCTCGTGAATTATCTGATTATGAGCGAGACTCAGGTGTCATCGTTTCATAATATGGCTCCACTTTGTTTGCAGACTTATTGGAGTCGTTAACGCAGAATGGAAAGCCTCCAGGTGAGAATGGCAGCTCTGTAAATGGAGAAGGACCCAATATGAGGCAACGCAGCCACGGAGAGGAGCCTGATGTGTCCGCACGGGGGGCCACAGACACGGCCAAACCATACACTGCAGATCAGATGGACGCTGTTAGAAAGTCAGTGCCCATGAACATCAGTTCTTTTGTATTACTAATGACGTACTAACGATACACTAGAgctaatcaaattaaaaaaacactacATGTTTTATTCAGTACTCTGATATCAATCAAGTCACGttcttgttttatattaaaactTGGTCTCTGATGAAAGTAATGTGATTACTAAGTAGCTAGAGGCACTGTTTATATCAAATACATTAATTTGAGTTCAGCCTTTAGTAAGAAAGATCATTCTCActagatttaattaaaaataatcagtGATTATGAGAATGTCTCAAAGTTGCAAAATCAAGTGCAACATTTCAAGCCAGATTACAAGAAATATATTCAgattgctctttttctttttgctgacTATTCACTGCAAGTCTGCAGTTGTCTTGTGTTATAGATAGCGATCATCATCCTCAGAAATACTGTTAAAATGCACAGATGGAATGTAACAACCTCAGAATAATCATATGGTTGCTCATACAATCAGAagtgtttgtgtcattactcTATGCTTAATGAGGTATTTGATGTCACATTAATATCCAAGAAGATGTATCTATATGTTGTGTTTCCATTTTTTTACTATCTCTGGTggcggtttgtttgttttctgcaggaTTAAGAGCTGTAAAGATTATTACCAAATTCTGGCGGTTGAAAAGACTGCCTCTGAGGAGGATCTTAAAAAGGCTTACAGAAAACTGGCTCTGAAATTTCATCCAGATAAAAATCACGCACCTGGAGCCACAGAGGCATTTAAAGGTACATTTAAAGTAATCTCCTGTGCTATGGAGGACATGTGAATGTAAGCTTACCACGTCCAAATTTGCCGGGGCTTTTTTGTGTGCCTTGCAGCTATTGGTAATGCCTATGCCGTGCTGAGTAACACTGAGAAACGAAGGCAGTATGACCAGTACGGAGAGGAGAAATCACACCCAACCAGACAGAGACACCATCGTGACTTTGAAGCAGACATCTCGCCTGAGGACCTCTTCAACATGTTCTTTGGTGGAGGCTTCCCATCAAGTAAGTAAAGGCCAGATGGATATAGGGTCAGTCTGGGATGTTGTTGTACTTTGGTGCAGTACTATGGAGGCTTTGGAGTACTTTGGTTTTCATGTTTGGAGTAACATGTTGACAGCATTTGAGAGCAAGCCAGCCTTCTTAACTGTGTTCTACATAACCTAAGCGTTGACTTAAAGGGCTATGGTGTTGCTTTTGCTTGTTGTATGCTGTTGGCTCTGCTCAGCCCTTATCAGCAATCATTGTCAGAGAGTCTTGACTGGCTGTTTGTGAATCTCCTTATTTTTTCACTCCTCCGCCTTTGCTTTTCGTCTTCCACAATCCAAAAAAACACGGGTGGATCCCAGTGCCAAGCTTGACTAAGCACAACTTTTATAGTTTGGTTCACCATCTGACTCTCTTAAAGTTCCTGTGGTTattcataaagaaaaaaaatcaagtaGGTACTTTCGTATAAAGTAGTGGGTGTAATGAGAGATCATCTGCTATCCTGGAAAGACCATATTGAATCTGTCTGCAAAAGAACAAAAGCAAATGATGTATTTTCTCCGCCACCGTTGGTCTTTTGGTGCGAGTAGACAAATTGTTCTTTACTCCTGTGATTATAAGTATTCTACAGAGTTGTAGTGCTACATGGTACAAGTGTCTGTGCACCACTTTAAAGTCAAAACTGCTCCACCAAAggaaaacataataacatattaAGGCTGGCCAACACAGGGGAACAGGGGATATGAATTGttactttgtacttatattgtttttattctatttaattattgtgtgcttgccactttacttcatatgttcttttgctgtaacaagttaaatgtccctgttgtgggactaataaaggatttctgatttagCATCAAATCAGAGATTCCAGTTTCCCAGATTTAATAAGGTTAGACTGGAACACTCTTTTGTGCACCAGTCAATCCTAAAATTAAATATGGACCCTAATCCCGGATCAAATGTACGTTGAAGCGTCTTTAATACATAATCTTCAGTGattgtaatgttatgttaaatgtgCGTGTCGTCGTTCCTGGTCTTCAATGTTTGTCTGTCTATGTTGCAAATtgagcaagaaagagaaaattatCAGACTTAACCATaaaatatcatcatcattatcttaTCATTAATATCTTACTGTAGGAGCATAtgtcaaaaccttttttaaccAGTTTCACAGTTACTTGAATATGGTTTGCCAGTTGTTTTGGTTGCGATCTGTCATTTGTGTGAAGATACAGGCATTTTAGTAGTTATTACCTTTAATCTCCTCTGTGATTACTACATCCATTGCACtgcagtgtaatgtaatgtctaCACTATTTGGACGTTCACATGGCTAAGAGTCGCAGCACTACGGAGTGCCACATTACCGTCATTTAATCTATATTTTCCTAAATTCTTTTCAGGTAACGTACACGTTTACAGAAATGGAAGAATGCACTTTGCTCACAATAATAGGCAAGAAAGACGAGAACAGCAGAGAGATGTAAGTCCTGTCTGTAGTACTTTAATTTCACTTGAATTTGATACCAGCTGATGTACTGTATGGTCtgta includes the following:
- the trmt2b gene encoding tRNA (uracil-5-)-methyltransferase homolog B; this translates as MALAAARSRSVIFVQRKIMYTSKQACLLFSTNDTILADQRKLPSQTQWRKSHNKPPTTALSWEERLADVVTPLWRLSYDEQLELKQKHQEGILSQLSTHISGDLQSQASSPATSKLNFPVLPILPSPVRDGYRNKSTFSVNRGVDGNPKTVGYYVGTGRKRNIVSVNGDHLLNIPEKHKLVARCYQDFIRLSSLEPCLLFNTGGHWREVTVRTNTKGHTMAIVYFHPQTLTPEEVAVYKADLVEYFMGGPGSVCQLDSLFFQESTMTRCTHEESPYQLLHGQPHIYEEVLGFKFRISAEAFFQVNQAAAEVLYSTVRDLCVPNLEEGEGRTKVGGTLLDVCCGTGAIGITISPRVDRIIGIELIQQAVEDARHNVALNNVLNCEFIPGKAEVVLPGLMSQLSLACGGPVAAVVNPSRAGLHHKVVRALRNQPAIRRLVYVSCKPAGEAMRNFRELCCEPDSQKKLTGQAFSPTLAVPVDMFPHTPHCEVVLLFER
- the dnajb12a gene encoding dnaJ homolog subfamily B member 12a — protein: MDSNKDEAERCIKIAINAVNNNQLDKARKFLEKAQRLFPTNQAKNLLESLTQNGKPPGENGSSVNGEGPNMRQRSHGEEPDVSARGATDTAKPYTADQMDAVRKIKSCKDYYQILAVEKTASEEDLKKAYRKLALKFHPDKNHAPGATEAFKAIGNAYAVLSNTEKRRQYDQYGEEKSHPTRQRHHRDFEADISPEDLFNMFFGGGFPSSNVHVYRNGRMHFAHNNRQERREQQRDGGLALFVQLMPILILIIVSALSQMMVTQPPYSLSYRASAGHIHKRHTSNLKVLFYVGERFNEEFSGNNLKNAERSVEEDYISNLRNNCWKEKQQKEGLLYRARYFEDSELYKRAAENGDSQLFQTI